In Micromonospora sp. LH3U1, one genomic interval encodes:
- a CDS encoding SDR family oxidoreductase: MNLTDRIVVVTGGAGGIGAALSRRFATEGATAVVVADLDGDAARAVAEDIGPIAYATALDVTDEEQVRALVADTEKRYGRIDLFCANAGVTTGGGVEVDDAGWDRAWRVNVLAHVYSARAVLPGMLARGGGHLLHTCSAAGVLTAVGDAAYTATKHASVGFAEWLAITYRDRGIRVSALCPQGVDTPMLAGGIVEGHLGARVIAASGAVLTPDQVADAAIAGLAEERFLILPHPEVADYARRRAEDPDGWQAGMRKLIRRLTP; this comes from the coding sequence GTGAACCTCACCGACCGGATCGTGGTGGTCACCGGAGGCGCCGGTGGCATCGGTGCCGCGCTGTCGCGCAGGTTCGCCACCGAGGGGGCCACCGCCGTGGTGGTCGCCGACCTGGACGGCGACGCGGCCCGCGCGGTGGCCGAGGACATCGGCCCGATCGCGTACGCCACCGCCCTCGACGTCACCGACGAGGAGCAGGTCCGGGCGCTGGTCGCCGACACCGAAAAGCGGTACGGCCGCATCGACCTGTTCTGCGCCAACGCGGGCGTGACCACCGGCGGGGGAGTGGAGGTCGACGACGCCGGCTGGGACCGGGCGTGGCGGGTCAACGTGCTCGCCCACGTCTACTCGGCCCGGGCGGTGCTGCCCGGAATGCTCGCCCGGGGCGGCGGCCACCTGCTGCACACCTGCTCGGCGGCGGGTGTGCTGACCGCGGTGGGCGACGCCGCGTACACCGCGACGAAGCACGCCTCGGTGGGGTTCGCGGAGTGGCTGGCCATCACCTACCGGGACCGGGGCATCCGGGTCAGCGCGCTCTGCCCGCAGGGGGTCGACACCCCGATGCTCGCCGGCGGGATCGTCGAGGGGCATCTCGGCGCGCGGGTGATCGCCGCGTCCGGTGCGGTGCTCACCCCGGACCAGGTCGCCGACGCGGCCATCGCCGGCCTGGCCGAGGAACGCTTCCTGATCCTGCCGCACCCGGAGGTCGCCGACTACGCGCGCCGCCGCGCCGAGGACCCGGACGGCTGGCAGGCGGGCATGCGAAAACTCATCCGCCGCCTGACCCCCTGA